The window GATGCATTGCGTGTGATTGCATGTGCGCTGGAAGATGGCAAGTATGTAGCAGGTGGTGGAGCGACGGAGATAGAACTGGCGCTCAAACTGCGTGATTATGCCGCGACCGTAGGAGGGAGAGAGCAACTGGCGATACAGGCTTTTGCTGATGCTCTGGAGGTGATACCGAGAGCACTGGCTGAAAATGCCGGTTTAGACCCCATTGACACGCTTGTCAGTCTTCGCTCGGCGCATGAGAATGGAAATAAATACGATGGTCTGGACGTGTACAAGGGTGAGCCAGCGAACATGTTAGATTCGAATGTAATCGAGCCGTTGAGGATAAAGACGCAGGCTATAAGCTCAGCCACGGAAGCAGCAACGATGATTCTGCGGATAGATGATGTAATTGCTGCAGGTGCTGAGAAGAAACCACCAACACCACCAGGAGGTGGACCAGGAATGGAAGGAATGGGAGAAGAATACTAATTTCTTCTCTCATTTCTTAATCTTATTTTATTACTTTTTCTTTCAAGCTTCATCTATTATCTGTTTTTGTAGAGTAGATTTGTGAGATAGGGGAAGAAAATGGGAAGAATAATAGGTATTGACCTTGGAACCACGAACTCGGAAGCCGCCTATATAGATGAAAGTGGTGAGCCGAAGATAATACCCAGTGCGGAAGGTAGTGCATACGGTGGAAAGATGTTCCCGTCAGTGGTAGCATTCACGAAGGATGGACAGCGGTTGGTTGGAGTAGCAGCGAAACGGCAAGCGGTTATCAATCCAGAAGGTACGGTGATGGAAGTAAAGAGGAAGATGGGAACTTCTGAGAAGGTATATGTGAAGACTATAGATAAGGAGTTCACACCACAGGAGATCTCAGCAATGATACTGGAGAAGATAAAGACAGATGCCGAATCGTATTTAGGCGAGAAGGTAGACGCTGCAGTGATTACAGTACCTGCGTATTTCGATGATAACCAGCGGCAGGCGACGAAGGATGCGGGTGAGATCGCGGGCTTTGATGTGAAGAGGATAATAAATGAGCCGACGGCAGCGGCGATGGCTTATGGACTCGGCAAGGAGGGGGAATATAAGGTTGCGGTTCTTGACTTCGGCGGTGGTACTTTTGATGTTACGCTTATGGAGATAGGAGAGGGTGTATTTGAGGTATTGTCTACTTCTGGTGATACACATCTCGGTGGTGCGGATATAGACGCTGCGATAATAGACTGGTTGGTGGAAGGTTTTAAAGCGAAGGAGGGGATAGATTTGCGTAATGACCTTACAGCGATGCAACGCATAAAGGATGAAGCGGAGAAGGCGAAGATAGAGTTATCCTCTTCTGTCTCTACAACAATAAATCTGCCGTTCATTGCTGTCTCTGGCAATGAGCCGAAGCATCTGGAAGCCACGCTCACAAGGGCTAAATTGGAAGAACTGATAGAACCGATATTGAAGCGAGTAGAAGCTCCTATAAAACAGGCGTTAGAAGATGCAAAACTCACTCCAGAGGATATAGACAAGATATTATTCATTGGTGGACCTACAAGGTCTCCAATTGTGCGCGGGTATTTTGAACGTATATTGGGTAAGAAAGGTGAAGGGGGAGTGGACCCAATGCAGTCGGTGGCAATCGGTGCAGCGATACAGGCTGGGATAATTGCCGGGCAGGTGAAGGACGAGATAGTACTGCTCGATGTTACTCCGCTCACACTCAGTGTTGAGACACTTGGTGGCGTAGCCACTCCGATAATAGAGCGGAACACCACAATACCAACGAAGAAATCACAGATATTCACCACTGCTGCTGACAATCAGACATCGGTAGAGATACACATCGTGCAGGGCGAGAGACCGATGGCTGCCGATAACACCTCGCTTGGGAGGTTTCATCTGGATGGCATTCCGCCAGCGCCAAGGGGCGTTCCACAGATTGAAGTCACATTCGATATAGATGCGAACGGTATTTTGAACGTGACGGCGAAGGATCTGGGTACAGGCAAAGCTGCTTCTATAAGAATAACCGCCTCAACCAAGCTTTCAAGAGAAGAGATAGACCGGATGGTGAAGGAAGCGGAGAAGTACCGTGAGGCAGATAAGAGACGTAAAGAGGAAGTGGAACTCCGAAATCAGGCAGACTCCCTTGTTTATACC is drawn from Methanophagales archaeon and contains these coding sequences:
- the dnaK gene encoding molecular chaperone DnaK, whose translation is MGRIIGIDLGTTNSEAAYIDESGEPKIIPSAEGSAYGGKMFPSVVAFTKDGQRLVGVAAKRQAVINPEGTVMEVKRKMGTSEKVYVKTIDKEFTPQEISAMILEKIKTDAESYLGEKVDAAVITVPAYFDDNQRQATKDAGEIAGFDVKRIINEPTAAAMAYGLGKEGEYKVAVLDFGGGTFDVTLMEIGEGVFEVLSTSGDTHLGGADIDAAIIDWLVEGFKAKEGIDLRNDLTAMQRIKDEAEKAKIELSSSVSTTINLPFIAVSGNEPKHLEATLTRAKLEELIEPILKRVEAPIKQALEDAKLTPEDIDKILFIGGPTRSPIVRGYFERILGKKGEGGVDPMQSVAIGAAIQAGIIAGQVKDEIVLLDVTPLTLSVETLGGVATPIIERNTTIPTKKSQIFTTAADNQTSVEIHIVQGERPMAADNTSLGRFHLDGIPPAPRGVPQIEVTFDIDANGILNVTAKDLGTGKAASIRITASTKLSREEIDRMVKEAEKYREADKRRKEEVELRNQADSLVYTSEKTINELGEKISKDQREKVEQAREKLKKSLEGKDIAKIKEDMDALTKALHEISAVVYQEAAKKAQEQAQAQGQGQEQTKDKGKEGTKEGERGDYVDVDYDVKDEKKR